In a single window of the Micromonospora sp. WMMD1155 genome:
- a CDS encoding ATP-binding cassette domain-containing protein — MRLLRDLWDTSTRRMTIVVTLIVLGAAGQAGASALAGAVLVHRSAGFFAVLAAALVAVVLSDLAVSLLMAGLTADWSADVRRRLCRVALGQDLPTLETTPVGELLDRIDGDVYQVASAIRNQGTRLAQGLCVGLLSMVVALAVWWPAGVAMLLLTVVLAVSLRRPTARIGPARMAEEEAWSDLAAVMEEAVHGQDDVRTSLARPYVLRLYARRAAAVLSRGRVVWVLSAKVATAATATIRAGIGVVVLGGAWALATGRVDAARLTAIWLLALAFGATAEHVSRMVPEIQEALGAWARVQLLQRARQEPVGGASPSEGDLHIEDLTFTYQEGGRGAALRGLDLTFARGRSYALIGRTGSGKSTLAKVLTRAVDVPPGTVFLGGTDLRDLDVEQLRRWVALVPQRTEILAGTLAENVALFDSDLLDAAARALDELGLAGWIAELPDGSATRLGEGGHVLSAGQEQLVAFARILVRDPHVVILDEATARLDPVTEARVQRATERLLRDRIGIVIAHRLSSVRRCDEVVVLADGAVVEAGPLETSTRFAELLATSHAAAFAAAAPAGRAGGGTDLLVGPDPAAAWPTDLPNAAWPTSPALAAAWPTDSANPAWPTDSASPWADPGEPATVRPDPGEPATVRPDLGEPTIVRPDPDEPATVRPDLGEPTTVRPDPDEPRTGRAELVEPGKQAEPVEQAEPVEPVEATSGSVGPTRADPPPLPPVPPARTLREIFRLCLNDPRYGMAAIVLFLGLSLLGLDGPVLPWLWADLVDGTGSPYLPAVGIVAGLLVTLPLPYYTHVWFPGWWVRQMLRIGLRLVHGQTGPRRVSSHTPAEVVAQGGDTERVVQLADNVLDQSVALVLVVAMTAVTGSVVPGLFFLGTMVVSGLAATLFGPKLERAARATVAARAAFATALVSALSAARTVKLAGATTAVLRHLAGLDVLRSDRQRREISVQVWARSTPSMASGLLPIGAWALYLGGGLSAGAVLVAVSTLGAARWFAWTTASLISQLPSARVWTRRTAAMTGVSAYSAGVPAVDLAAGTAPAPTPPPRHPLRRLELRDFGVVHSDGTVAVRNVDLTVRRGQLVLVVGPVGSGKSSLLRALAGIVHHTGELAWNGDPVTEPELFLRPNQVGYVGQLPRVLSGTVAENIALGHQVDAAGAVSTAQLDHDLVAAGGGLGLLIGHKGTRLSGGQLQRLALARALAPRTELLVADDVSSALDVTTELALWQALRDHGVTVVGSTAKRAALVRADHVVVLLGGAVAAQGTWQELEGDWSHLAG, encoded by the coding sequence ATGCGCCTGCTCCGAGATCTGTGGGACACCTCGACGCGCCGAATGACGATCGTGGTCACCCTGATCGTGCTCGGTGCCGCCGGTCAGGCCGGTGCCTCGGCGCTGGCGGGTGCGGTGCTCGTGCACCGCTCGGCCGGCTTCTTCGCCGTGCTGGCCGCGGCTCTGGTCGCTGTGGTCCTCAGTGACCTCGCGGTGAGCCTCTTGATGGCCGGTCTGACCGCCGACTGGTCCGCTGACGTGCGCCGCCGGCTCTGCCGGGTCGCACTCGGACAGGACCTGCCGACGCTGGAAACCACACCGGTCGGTGAGTTGCTCGACCGGATCGACGGGGACGTCTACCAGGTGGCGTCGGCCATCCGTAACCAGGGCACGCGGCTCGCCCAGGGGCTCTGCGTCGGTCTGCTGTCGATGGTCGTGGCCCTGGCCGTGTGGTGGCCGGCCGGGGTGGCGATGCTGCTGCTCACTGTGGTGCTCGCCGTCAGCCTTCGCCGGCCCACCGCGCGGATCGGTCCGGCACGGATGGCCGAGGAGGAGGCGTGGTCGGACCTGGCCGCGGTGATGGAGGAGGCGGTGCACGGCCAGGACGACGTACGCACCAGTCTGGCCCGGCCGTACGTGCTGCGGCTGTACGCGCGGCGCGCCGCCGCCGTGCTGTCCCGCGGCCGCGTGGTCTGGGTGCTGTCCGCCAAGGTGGCGACGGCCGCCACCGCGACGATCCGGGCCGGCATCGGCGTGGTGGTGCTCGGCGGCGCCTGGGCGCTGGCCACCGGCCGGGTCGACGCCGCCCGCCTCACCGCCATCTGGCTGCTGGCGCTCGCCTTCGGTGCGACAGCAGAACACGTCAGTCGGATGGTGCCGGAGATCCAGGAGGCTCTCGGCGCGTGGGCCCGGGTGCAGTTGCTCCAGCGTGCTCGGCAGGAGCCCGTCGGAGGGGCCAGCCCGAGCGAAGGTGACCTGCACATCGAGGACCTGACGTTCACGTACCAGGAGGGTGGCCGGGGGGCCGCCTTGCGCGGGCTCGATCTGACCTTCGCGCGGGGTCGCTCGTACGCGCTGATCGGGCGGACCGGTTCGGGTAAGTCGACACTGGCGAAGGTGCTCACCAGGGCGGTCGACGTGCCACCGGGAACGGTCTTCCTCGGCGGCACCGACCTGCGTGACCTCGACGTCGAACAACTGCGCCGCTGGGTGGCGCTGGTGCCGCAACGCACCGAGATCCTGGCCGGCACGCTCGCCGAGAACGTCGCACTCTTCGACTCGGATCTGCTCGACGCCGCAGCCCGCGCGCTCGACGAGCTGGGGCTGGCGGGCTGGATCGCCGAGCTGCCGGACGGTTCGGCGACCCGGTTGGGGGAGGGTGGGCATGTGCTCTCCGCAGGTCAGGAGCAGTTGGTGGCGTTCGCCCGGATCCTGGTCCGTGACCCGCATGTGGTGATCCTCGACGAGGCCACCGCGCGTCTCGACCCGGTGACCGAGGCGCGGGTGCAACGAGCCACCGAACGACTGTTGCGCGACCGGATCGGCATCGTCATCGCGCACCGGCTCTCCTCCGTGCGCCGTTGCGACGAGGTGGTGGTTCTGGCTGACGGCGCGGTGGTGGAGGCCGGTCCGCTGGAGACGTCGACGCGCTTCGCCGAACTGCTGGCCACCAGTCACGCTGCCGCCTTCGCCGCGGCGGCACCGGCCGGCCGCGCGGGCGGCGGCACCGACCTGCTGGTCGGCCCGGACCCGGCCGCCGCCTGGCCGACCGACCTGCCCAACGCCGCCTGGCCGACCAGCCCGGCCCTGGCCGCCGCTTGGCCGACCGACTCGGCCAACCCCGCCTGGCCGACCGACTCGGCGAGCCCGTGGGCCGACCCGGGCGAGCCGGCAACCGTGCGGCCCGACCCGGGCGAGCCGGCAACCGTGCGGCCCGACCTGGGCGAGCCGACGATCGTGCGGCCCGACCCGGACGAGCCGGCAACCGTGCGGCCCGACCTGGGCGAGCCGACGACCGTGCGGCCCGATCCGGACGAACCAAGGACCGGGCGCGCTGAGCTGGTCGAGCCGGGCAAGCAGGCCGAGCCGGTCGAACAGGCCGAGCCGGTCGAGCCCGTCGAGGCGACGAGCGGGTCGGTCGGGCCCACCCGGGCCGACCCGCCGCCGCTGCCGCCCGTGCCGCCGGCCCGTACGTTGCGGGAGATATTCCGGCTCTGTCTCAACGATCCCCGGTACGGGATGGCCGCGATAGTGCTGTTCCTCGGGTTGAGCCTGCTGGGGCTGGACGGGCCGGTGCTGCCGTGGCTCTGGGCTGATCTGGTCGACGGCACCGGCAGCCCGTACCTGCCGGCGGTGGGGATCGTTGCCGGGTTGCTGGTCACCCTGCCGCTGCCGTACTACACCCATGTCTGGTTCCCGGGTTGGTGGGTGCGGCAGATGCTGCGGATCGGCCTGCGCCTGGTGCACGGTCAGACCGGGCCGCGCCGGGTCAGCTCGCACACCCCGGCGGAGGTCGTGGCGCAGGGCGGCGACACCGAGCGGGTGGTTCAGCTCGCCGACAACGTGCTGGACCAGTCGGTGGCGCTGGTCCTGGTCGTGGCCATGACGGCGGTCACCGGCAGTGTCGTACCGGGGCTGTTCTTCCTCGGCACGATGGTCGTCTCCGGGTTGGCGGCGACGCTGTTCGGGCCGAAGCTCGAACGTGCCGCCCGGGCCACGGTGGCGGCACGGGCCGCCTTCGCCACGGCGCTGGTCTCCGCGCTGTCCGCGGCGCGGACGGTGAAGCTCGCCGGTGCTACGACGGCGGTGTTACGCCATCTGGCCGGCCTGGACGTGCTGCGCAGTGACCGGCAGCGGCGGGAGATCTCGGTGCAGGTGTGGGCGCGTTCCACCCCGTCGATGGCCAGCGGACTGTTGCCGATCGGCGCGTGGGCGCTCTACCTGGGCGGCGGGCTGTCCGCCGGTGCGGTGCTGGTGGCCGTCTCCACGTTGGGTGCGGCACGGTGGTTCGCCTGGACCACCGCGTCGTTGATCTCCCAGCTGCCGTCGGCGCGGGTCTGGACCCGGCGGACGGCGGCGATGACCGGAGTGAGCGCGTACTCCGCCGGGGTTCCGGCTGTCGACCTGGCCGCCGGGACGGCGCCCGCGCCGACGCCGCCGCCCCGGCATCCGCTGCGCCGCCTGGAGCTGCGCGATTTCGGGGTGGTGCACTCCGACGGCACGGTGGCCGTCCGGAACGTGGACCTGACCGTGCGGCGTGGGCAGTTGGTGCTGGTGGTCGGGCCGGTCGGGTCGGGTAAGTCCTCGTTGCTGCGGGCGCTGGCCGGGATCGTGCACCACACCGGTGAGCTGGCCTGGAACGGTGATCCGGTCACCGAGCCGGAGTTGTTCCTGCGCCCCAACCAGGTCGGCTACGTCGGCCAGTTGCCCCGGGTGCTGTCCGGCACGGTCGCCGAGAACATCGCCCTCGGGCACCAGGTCGACGCGGCCGGTGCGGTCAGCACCGCCCAGCTCGACCACGACCTGGTCGCCGCCGGTGGTGGGCTCGGTCTGCTCATCGGGCACAAGGGCACCCGGCTCTCCGGCGGGCAGTTGCAGCGGTTGGCGCTGGCGCGGGCGCTGGCACCGCGTACCGAACTGTTGGTCGCCGACGACGTGTCGTCGGCGCTGGACGTCACCACCGAGCTGGCGTTGTGGCAGGCGTTGCGCGACCACGGGGTGACGGTGGTCGGCTCGACCGCGAAGCGCGCGGCGCTGGTCCGGGCCGATCACGTGGTGGTGTTGCTCGGTGGGGCGGTCGCGGCCCAGGGCACCTGGCAGGAGCTGGAGGGCGACTGGTCGCACCTGGCCGGCTGA
- a CDS encoding DUF4081 domain-containing GNAT family N-acetyltransferase, producing MLTVPVRQLGESERRAVERLLDHDPYAGAQVAERIAARGLSWWRAEGRILGYGARRNLESLCWLGGNLTPVLASDAAVAAFADLLAGEERLCSSIVGRADAVLGLWDRLSDTWGPARDVRPNQPLLATDTLPPIPADPEVRQVRSGEVDRLFPAAVAMYTEEVGVSPLAEDGGRSYRRRVNDLVRSGRAYARFVDGTVVFKAELAVVTKRTAQVQGVWVAPEWRGRGIATAAMAAVVRDALLRVAPTVSLYVNDFNLPARRVYERCGFQPIGTLATVLF from the coding sequence GTGCTGACGGTGCCGGTACGGCAACTCGGGGAATCGGAGCGCCGCGCGGTCGAGCGACTACTCGACCATGACCCGTACGCGGGCGCGCAGGTCGCCGAGCGAATCGCCGCGCGTGGCCTCTCGTGGTGGCGGGCCGAGGGGAGAATCCTGGGGTACGGCGCACGGCGCAACCTGGAATCGCTGTGCTGGCTCGGCGGCAACCTGACGCCGGTGCTGGCCAGCGACGCCGCGGTGGCCGCCTTCGCCGACCTGCTCGCCGGCGAGGAACGGCTGTGCTCCTCCATCGTCGGCCGGGCCGACGCCGTGCTGGGGCTGTGGGACCGGCTCTCCGACACGTGGGGGCCAGCGCGAGACGTCCGCCCCAACCAGCCACTGCTGGCCACCGACACCCTGCCACCCATCCCGGCCGACCCGGAGGTACGCCAGGTCCGCTCCGGCGAGGTCGACCGCCTCTTCCCGGCGGCGGTAGCCATGTACACCGAAGAGGTCGGCGTCTCCCCGCTGGCCGAGGACGGCGGGCGCAGCTACCGGCGGCGGGTCAACGACCTGGTCCGGTCCGGCCGGGCGTACGCCCGCTTCGTCGACGGCACTGTCGTCTTCAAGGCCGAGCTGGCCGTGGTGACCAAGCGGACCGCCCAGGTCCAGGGTGTCTGGGTGGCACCCGAGTGGCGGGGCCGCGGTATCGCCACCGCCGCCATGGCGGCCGTGGTCCGCGACGCGCTGCTGCGGGTCGCCCCCACCGTCAGCCTGTACGTCAACGACTTCAACCTCCCGGCCCGCCGCGTCTACGAACGCTGCGGCTTCCAACCGATCGGCACCCTCGCCACGGTCCTCTTCTGA
- a CDS encoding PadR family transcriptional regulator, with protein MRFHRQHHSRHEARMRGFGFPPVPPGPHDHGHEHGHGGPWGGRGRGRGRGRGRRPNVRAAVLALLTERPMHGYEMIQEIDSRTGGAWRPSPGSIYPTLQLLEDEGVIAASTEESGGGRKRFTVTEAGQAEAAEAAQTPAWADVAQTTVTSWHDIRDSGAQAMNALRQVMMNGTDDQRERAAQVLDETRRKLYAILAESE; from the coding sequence ATGAGGTTCCATCGACAGCACCACTCGAGGCACGAGGCGCGGATGCGAGGGTTCGGCTTCCCGCCGGTGCCGCCCGGCCCCCACGACCATGGCCACGAGCACGGACACGGCGGCCCCTGGGGCGGCCGGGGTCGCGGCAGAGGTCGAGGTCGAGGTCGACGCCCCAACGTCCGGGCCGCTGTGCTGGCTCTGCTCACCGAGCGGCCGATGCACGGCTACGAGATGATCCAGGAGATCGACTCCCGCACCGGCGGCGCGTGGCGACCGAGCCCTGGGTCGATCTACCCCACCCTCCAGCTCCTGGAGGACGAGGGCGTGATCGCCGCCAGCACGGAGGAGTCCGGCGGCGGGCGCAAGCGCTTCACGGTCACCGAGGCCGGGCAGGCGGAGGCCGCCGAGGCCGCGCAGACTCCGGCCTGGGCGGACGTCGCCCAGACCACGGTGACCAGTTGGCACGACATCCGCGACTCCGGGGCCCAAGCGATGAACGCGCTGCGCCAGGTCATGATGAACGGCACCGACGACCAACGCGAGCGAGCCGCCCAGGTGCTCGACGAGACGCGCCGCAAGCTGTACGCGATCCTCGCCGAATCCGAGTGA
- the ispG gene encoding flavodoxin-dependent (E)-4-hydroxy-3-methylbut-2-enyl-diphosphate synthase, whose translation MTAISLGMPAVPPPPLAPRRASRQIMVGSVPVGGGAPVSVQSMTTTLTSDINATLQQIAELTASGCQIVRVAVPSQDDVEALPAIAKKSQIPVIADIHFQPKYVFAAIDAGCAAVRVNPGNIRQFDDKVKEIARAAGDAGVPIRIGVNAGSLDKRLLSKYGKATAEALVESALWECSLFEEHGFRDIKISVKHNDPVVMIRAYRQLAEQCDYPLHLGVTEAGPAFQGTIKSAVAFGALLAEGIGDTIRVSLSAPPVEEIKVGNQILESLGLRERGLEIVSCPSCGRAQVDVYKLAEEVTAGLEGLPVPLRVAVMGCVVNGPGEAREADLGVASGNGKGQIFVKGQVVKTVPEAQIVETLIEEALRIADEMGAELPEELRGLVTGPTVTVH comes from the coding sequence GTGACAGCTATCAGTCTCGGTATGCCCGCCGTGCCGCCCCCGCCGCTCGCTCCCCGCCGGGCCAGCCGCCAGATCATGGTCGGCTCGGTGCCGGTCGGTGGCGGTGCGCCGGTGTCCGTGCAGTCGATGACCACGACCCTCACCTCCGACATCAACGCGACCCTCCAGCAGATCGCCGAGCTGACCGCGTCCGGCTGCCAGATCGTCCGGGTGGCGGTGCCGTCCCAGGACGACGTCGAGGCGCTGCCCGCGATCGCCAAGAAGTCGCAGATCCCGGTGATCGCCGACATCCACTTCCAGCCCAAGTACGTCTTCGCCGCGATCGACGCCGGCTGCGCCGCCGTCCGGGTCAACCCGGGCAACATCCGGCAGTTCGACGACAAGGTCAAGGAGATCGCCCGCGCCGCCGGGGACGCGGGGGTGCCGATCCGGATCGGCGTCAACGCGGGCTCGTTGGACAAGCGGCTGCTGTCGAAGTACGGCAAGGCCACCGCCGAGGCGCTCGTCGAGTCGGCGCTCTGGGAGTGCTCGCTGTTCGAGGAGCACGGCTTCCGGGACATCAAGATCTCGGTCAAGCACAACGACCCGGTCGTGATGATCCGCGCGTACCGGCAGCTCGCCGAGCAGTGCGACTACCCCCTGCACCTCGGCGTCACCGAGGCCGGTCCGGCGTTCCAGGGCACCATCAAGTCGGCGGTCGCCTTCGGTGCGCTGCTGGCCGAGGGGATCGGCGACACCATCCGGGTGTCGCTGTCCGCCCCGCCGGTCGAGGAGATCAAGGTCGGCAACCAGATCCTGGAGTCCCTCGGTCTGCGCGAGCGCGGCCTGGAGATCGTCTCCTGCCCGTCCTGTGGGCGGGCCCAGGTCGACGTCTACAAGCTCGCCGAGGAGGTCACCGCCGGTCTGGAAGGGCTGCCGGTGCCGCTGCGGGTCGCCGTGATGGGCTGCGTCGTCAACGGGCCCGGCGAGGCCCGCGAGGCCGACCTCGGTGTCGCCTCCGGCAACGGCAAGGGCCAGATCTTCGTCAAGGGGCAGGTCGTCAAGACGGTGCCCGAGGCGCAGATCGTGGAGACGCTGATCGAGGAGGCGCTGCGGATCGCCGACGAGATGGGCGCCGAGCTTCCCGAGGAGCTGCGCGGGCTGGTCACCGGCCCGACGGTCACCGTGCACTGA
- a CDS encoding site-2 protease family protein, which produces MSYLLGVVLFALAILISVSLHEAGHLLTAKAFGMKVTKYFVGFGPTIWSFKRGETEYGLKGIPLGGFCKIVGMTPQDDDVEPGDESRVMWRYPVWKRTIVMAAGSITHFALALVTIWILAVSAGLPNPDFPTTDAQARQEPAVIRLSDCVVAENSVRACAPGDAASPAAQAQLKNGDRITSINGTPINSYGDLLTTLRGLKPGDTTQIAYVRDGQPATTSTVLAQTQRPPLDDPSGTVAPVAALGVGLVPSTPTRVTYGPVGAFGATADFTGQLAVGTVEALQRLPQKVPALWTALTGGERDVDTPISVVGASRLGGEAVENNAWLVFFMLFVSLNFFIGVFNLLPLLPVDGGHIAVAWFERARSWIYSKIGRADPGRVDYLKLMPFTYAVILIGGAFTLLTIAADVVNPITLFPR; this is translated from the coding sequence ATGTCGTACCTGCTCGGGGTGGTCCTCTTCGCCCTGGCCATTCTCATCTCGGTGAGCCTGCACGAGGCGGGGCACCTGCTGACCGCCAAGGCGTTCGGGATGAAGGTCACCAAGTACTTCGTCGGCTTCGGGCCCACGATCTGGTCGTTCAAGCGGGGTGAGACCGAGTACGGCCTCAAGGGCATCCCCCTCGGCGGCTTCTGCAAGATCGTCGGGATGACCCCGCAGGACGACGACGTCGAGCCGGGCGACGAGTCGCGGGTGATGTGGCGCTACCCGGTCTGGAAGCGGACGATCGTGATGGCCGCCGGGTCGATCACGCACTTCGCGTTGGCCCTGGTCACGATCTGGATCCTGGCCGTCTCCGCCGGCCTGCCCAACCCGGACTTCCCGACCACCGACGCGCAGGCCCGCCAGGAGCCGGCCGTCATCCGACTCAGTGACTGCGTGGTGGCGGAGAACTCGGTGCGCGCCTGCGCCCCCGGCGACGCCGCCAGCCCGGCCGCCCAGGCGCAGTTGAAGAACGGCGACCGGATCACCTCGATCAACGGCACTCCGATCAACTCCTACGGCGACCTGCTCACCACGCTGCGCGGCCTCAAGCCGGGCGACACCACGCAGATCGCATACGTCCGCGACGGGCAGCCGGCCACCACCAGCACCGTGCTCGCGCAGACCCAGCGTCCGCCGCTGGACGACCCGAGCGGCACCGTCGCGCCGGTGGCCGCGCTCGGCGTCGGGCTCGTCCCCAGCACCCCCACCCGAGTGACGTACGGCCCGGTCGGCGCCTTCGGCGCCACCGCCGACTTCACCGGTCAGCTCGCCGTCGGCACCGTCGAGGCGTTGCAGCGCCTCCCGCAGAAGGTCCCCGCCCTGTGGACCGCCCTCACCGGCGGCGAGCGCGACGTGGACACCCCGATCAGCGTGGTCGGCGCCAGCCGACTCGGCGGCGAGGCGGTGGAGAACAACGCCTGGCTGGTCTTCTTCATGCTCTTCGTGTCGCTGAACTTCTTCATCGGCGTGTTCAACCTGCTGCCGCTGCTCCCGGTCGACGGCGGCCACATCGCCGTCGCCTGGTTCGAACGCGCCCGTTCCTGGATCTACAGCAAGATCGGCCGCGCCGACCCCGGCCGGGTGGACTACCTCAAACTGATGCCCTTCACGTACGCGGTGATCCTGATCGGTGGCGCGTTCACGCTGCTGACCATCGCCGCGGACGTCGTCAACCCGATCACGCTCTTCCCAAGGTGA
- the dxr gene encoding 1-deoxy-D-xylulose-5-phosphate reductoisomerase produces MTSPRDLVLLGSTGSIGTQAIDIVRRNPDRFRVIAVGAGGGNVELLAAQALELGVEAVGVARASAAQDLQLAFYAEASRRGWATGDFKLPKIVAGPDAMTELAQWPCDIVLNGVVGSLGLAPTLAALGAGRTLALANKESLVAGGPLVRAAMTRPGQIVPVDSEHTALAQCLRSGSRPEVRRLIVTASGGPFRGRSRDELTQVTPEQALAHPTWNMGKVITINSATMVNKALEVIEAHELFDVPYADITVMVHPTSVIHSMVEFVDGSTIAQASPPDMRLPIAVALGWPDRVPEAAAGVDWTTSHTWEFAPLDDEAFPAVALAKAAGEAGRSRPAIYNAANEECVEAFAAGRLPFLGIVDTLERVLEEAPDFGEPGTVEDVLAAESWARAHAQEIIAGSVEGA; encoded by the coding sequence GTGACTTCCCCCCGCGATCTTGTTCTGCTCGGGTCCACCGGTTCGATCGGTACGCAGGCCATCGACATCGTCCGGCGCAACCCGGACCGGTTCCGGGTGATCGCCGTGGGCGCGGGCGGCGGCAACGTCGAGCTGCTCGCCGCGCAGGCCCTGGAGCTGGGCGTCGAGGCGGTCGGGGTGGCCCGGGCGTCCGCCGCGCAGGACCTCCAACTCGCGTTCTACGCCGAGGCGAGTCGGCGCGGGTGGGCCACCGGTGACTTCAAGCTCCCCAAGATCGTGGCCGGGCCGGACGCCATGACCGAGCTGGCCCAGTGGCCGTGCGACATCGTGCTCAACGGGGTGGTCGGCTCGCTGGGCCTCGCCCCTACGCTGGCCGCGCTCGGTGCTGGTCGTACCCTCGCACTCGCCAACAAGGAGTCGCTCGTGGCCGGCGGCCCCCTGGTCCGGGCCGCGATGACGCGGCCGGGGCAGATCGTGCCGGTCGACTCGGAGCACACCGCGTTGGCGCAGTGCCTGCGGTCCGGGTCGCGCCCGGAGGTACGGCGGCTGATCGTGACGGCCAGCGGTGGCCCGTTCCGGGGTCGGAGCCGCGACGAGTTGACGCAGGTCACACCCGAGCAGGCGCTCGCTCACCCGACCTGGAACATGGGGAAGGTCATCACGATCAACTCGGCCACCATGGTCAACAAGGCGCTTGAGGTGATCGAGGCGCACGAGTTGTTCGACGTTCCCTACGCCGACATCACCGTGATGGTGCACCCGACGTCGGTGATCCACTCCATGGTCGAGTTCGTCGACGGCTCCACGATCGCCCAGGCCAGCCCCCCGGACATGCGGCTGCCGATCGCCGTCGCGTTGGGCTGGCCGGACCGGGTCCCCGAGGCTGCCGCCGGAGTCGACTGGACGACCTCGCACACCTGGGAGTTCGCGCCGCTCGACGACGAGGCGTTCCCGGCCGTCGCGCTGGCCAAGGCCGCCGGAGAGGCCGGACGCAGCCGCCCGGCGATCTACAACGCGGCGAACGAGGAGTGCGTCGAGGCGTTCGCGGCGGGCCGGCTGCCGTTCCTCGGCATCGTCGACACCCTCGAACGCGTGTTGGAGGAGGCTCCGGACTTCGGCGAACCAGGTACCGTCGAGGACGTGCTCGCGGCCGAGTCGTGGGCACGCGCGCACGCGCAGGAGATCATCGCGGGTTCGGTGGAAGGAGCTTGA
- a CDS encoding Uma2 family endonuclease codes for MAQAAFAPEPAPQHTEPSFDVLRWHDEPWTAQLALDLLPETSGPKVEVLSGSVIVTPHAGIDHQSVERELPYVLHRAARKAGFWVYPEINVICGDDLFIPDIAVLRKSGGGRTTVPIAEAVLLGEIVSPGNRRKDVIDRPREYAAVGVPFFLRVDLRNRVPTMALFELSDGEYRPLAAAAAGSTFAMREPFEFSIDPAELLDEEESGEED; via the coding sequence ATGGCCCAGGCAGCATTCGCGCCGGAGCCGGCGCCGCAGCACACCGAGCCGTCGTTCGACGTGCTGCGGTGGCACGACGAGCCGTGGACTGCGCAGCTCGCCCTCGACCTGTTGCCGGAGACCAGCGGCCCCAAGGTTGAGGTCCTGAGCGGAAGCGTGATCGTGACACCACACGCGGGAATCGACCATCAGTCGGTCGAGCGGGAGTTGCCCTACGTGTTGCACCGTGCTGCGCGGAAGGCGGGATTCTGGGTCTATCCGGAGATCAACGTCATCTGCGGGGATGATCTCTTCATCCCGGACATCGCTGTGCTGCGGAAGTCCGGTGGTGGCCGCACTACGGTTCCCATCGCCGAGGCGGTGTTGTTGGGGGAGATCGTCTCGCCAGGTAATCGGCGTAAGGATGTGATCGACCGCCCCCGCGAGTACGCCGCCGTCGGGGTGCCGTTCTTTCTCCGGGTGGACCTGCGTAACCGTGTGCCGACCATGGCCCTGTTCGAGCTGTCCGACGGGGAGTACCGGCCGTTGGCCGCCGCCGCGGCGGGGAGCACCTTCGCAATGCGGGAGCCGTTCGAATTCTCCATCGACCCGGCCGAGTTGCTGGACGAGGAGGAGTCGGGCGAGGAGGACTGA
- a CDS encoding DUF397 domain-containing protein translates to MERDGVWRTSTRSGGDGDCVEVAGFAETVGVRDSKDRQGPVLTFTPSAWTAFITCTVVSQPTR, encoded by the coding sequence ATGGAGCGTGACGGAGTCTGGCGCACGTCGACCCGGTCCGGTGGCGACGGCGACTGCGTCGAGGTGGCGGGCTTCGCCGAGACGGTCGGCGTACGCGACAGCAAGGACCGGCAGGGGCCGGTGTTGACCTTCACCCCCTCGGCCTGGACCGCCTTCATCACGTGCACGGTGGTCAGCCAGCCCACGCGATGA
- a CDS encoding helix-turn-helix transcriptional regulator, giving the protein MTVTAAAKELEWSAPRIWRYETGQVPMHPNDVAAMCRVYNASPETIETMRALARETKAHGWWHSYGEAIKDWFKLYVGLEAAATRIRKYEADLIPGLLQTVEYMTEVIATDHPQLGEAERKARVDIRLHRQRLLARAVPRAPHLDVILNESVLRRPLRDRSAMVRQLEALVVTSERHNINLRVLPLTAGLFRWASSGTFTMLDFPTDVRSPEPTTIYMDGPCGAVYLDKAHEIEVYENVWRSLGERALSPTESRELIATIAKEMTDGA; this is encoded by the coding sequence GTGACGGTCACGGCGGCGGCCAAGGAATTGGAATGGTCGGCACCGCGCATCTGGCGGTACGAAACCGGCCAGGTCCCCATGCACCCGAACGACGTGGCGGCCATGTGCCGGGTCTACAACGCGTCTCCGGAGACGATCGAGACGATGCGGGCGCTGGCCCGCGAGACCAAGGCGCACGGCTGGTGGCACAGCTACGGCGAGGCGATCAAGGACTGGTTCAAGCTGTACGTCGGTCTGGAAGCCGCCGCCACCCGCATCCGCAAGTACGAGGCGGACCTCATCCCCGGCCTGTTGCAGACGGTCGAGTACATGACCGAGGTGATCGCCACCGACCATCCGCAGCTCGGCGAGGCGGAGCGCAAGGCTCGGGTAGACATCCGGCTGCATCGGCAGCGCTTGCTGGCCCGTGCGGTGCCCCGCGCCCCGCATCTCGACGTCATCCTGAACGAATCGGTGTTGCGTCGGCCGCTGCGCGATCGATCGGCCATGGTGCGGCAACTGGAGGCCCTGGTGGTGACGAGCGAGCGGCACAACATCAACCTGCGCGTGCTGCCGCTGACCGCTGGGCTGTTCCGCTGGGCATCGTCTGGCACCTTCACCATGCTCGACTTCCCGACCGACGTGCGGTCGCCGGAGCCGACCACGATCTATATGGACGGTCCCTGCGGCGCGGTTTACCTTGACAAGGCGCACGAGATCGAGGTCTACGAGAACGTGTGGCGCTCACTAGGGGAGCGAGCGCTGTCCCCGACCGAGTCCCGCGAGCTGATTGCGACGATAGCGAAGGAGATGACCGATGGAGCGTGA